The following coding sequences lie in one Homo sapiens chromosome 6 genomic scaffold, GRCh38.p14 alternate locus group ALT_REF_LOCI_5 HSCHR6_MHC_MCF_CTG1 genomic window:
- the GTF2H4 gene encoding general transcription factor IIH subunit 4: MESTPSRGLNRVHLQCRNLQEFLGGLSPGVLDRLYGHPATCLAVFRELPSLAKNWVMRMLFLEQPLPQAAVALWVKKEFSKAQEESTGLLSGLRIWHTQLLPGGLQGLILNPIFRQNLRIALLGGGKAWSDDTSQLGPDKHARDVPSLDKYAEERWEVVLHFMVGSPSAAVSQDLAQLLSQAGLMKSTEPGEPPCITSAGFQFLLLDTPAQLWYFMLQYLQTAQSRGMDLVEILSFLFQLSFSTLGKDYSVEGMSDSLLNFLQHLREFGLVFQRKRKSRRYYPTRLAINLSSGVSGAGGTVHQPGFIVVETNYRLYAYTESELQIALIALFSEMLYRFPNMVVAQVTRESVQQAIASGITAQQIIHFLRTRAHPVMLKQTPVLPPTITDQIRLWELERDRLRFTEGVLYNQFLSQVDFELLLAHARELGVLVFENSAKRLMVVTPAGHSDVKRFWKRQKHSS, translated from the exons ATGGAGAGCACCCCTTCAAGGGGACTGAACCGAGTACACCTACAATGCAGGAATCTGCAGGAATTCTTAGGGGGCCTGAGCCCTGGGGTATTGGACCGATTGTATGGGCACCCTGCCACATGTCTGGCTGTCTTCAG GGAGCTCCCATCCTTGGCTAAGAACTGGGTGATGCGGATGCTCTTTCTGGAGCAGCCTTTGCCACAGGCTGCTGTAGCTCTGTGGGTAAAGAAGGAATTCAGCAA GGCTCAGGAGGAAAGTACAGGGCTGCTGAGCGGCCTCCGGATCTGGCACACACAGCTGCTCCCAGGCGGGCTCCAGGGCCTCATCCTCAACCCCATTTTCCGCCAGAACCTCCGCATTGCCCTTCTGGGTGG GGGGAAGGCCTGGTCTGATGACACAAGTCAGCTGGGACCAGACAAGCATGCCCGGGACGTTCCCTCCCTTGACAAGTACGCCGAGGAGCGATGGGAG GTGGTCTTGCACTTCATGGTGGGCTCCCCCAGTGCAGCTGTCAGCCAGGACTTGGCTCAGCTCCTCAGCCAGGCTGGGCTCATGAAGAG TACTGAACCTGGAGAGCCGCCCTGCATTACTTCCGCTGGCTTCCAGTTCCTGTTGCTGGACACCCCGGCTCAGCTCTGGTACTTTATGTTGCAGTATTTGCAGACAGCCCAG AGCCGGGGCATGGACCTGGTAGagattctctccttcctcttccagcTCAGCTTCTCTACTCTGGGCAAG GATTACTCTGTGGAAGGTATGAGTGATTCTCTGTTGAACTTCCTGCAACATCTGCGTGAGTTTGGGCTTGTTTTCCAGAGGAAG AGGAAATCTCGGCGTTACTACCCCACACGCCTGGCCATCAATCTCTCATCAGGTGTCTCTGGAGCTGGGGGCACTGTGCATCAGCCAGGTTTCATTGTCGTGGAAACCAATTACCGACTGTATGCCTACACGG AGTCGGAGCTGCAGATTGCCCTCATTGCCCTCTTCTCTGAGATGCTCTATCGGTTCCCCAACATGGTGGTGGCGCAGGTGACCCGGGAGAGTGTGCAGCAGGCAATCGCCAGTGGCATCACAGCCCAGCAG ATAATCCATTTCCTAAGGACAAGAGCCCACCCAGTGATGCTCAAACAG ACACCTGTGCTGCCCCCCACCATCACCGACCAGATCCGGCTCTGGGAGCTGGAAAGGGACAGACTCCGGTTCACTGAGG GTGTCCTGTATAACCAGTTCCTGTCGCAAGTGGACTTTGAGCTGCTGCTGGCCCACGCGCGGGAGCTGGGCGTGCTCGTGTTCGAGAACTCGGCCAAGCGGCTCATGGTGGTGACCCCGGCCGGGCACAGCGACGTCAAGCGCTTTTGGAAGCGGCAGAAACATAGCTCCTGA